Proteins encoded in a region of the Sulfurimonas marina genome:
- a CDS encoding transglycosylase SLT domain-containing protein encodes MLHKIFLSLVTATTLLVAEQSYTDQLKQFQQYKQSQENAFKQYQKAQQKAFEDYKKELGVFWDNPKLSNKTQWISYTKDKKTRTDVDFKNETIKIETLASSEKEAKAKINLALAKAVTIDTQKAYELDPLQNRLQKIAKPQNVISAKPDAKAILKNIVFTKPPKKKDVVEYVEKNTKDIQVKTSKKQKKVYFVEVKLPKDTTYKRSKTYLNDVVKNSKRQDISIALIFAIMHSESSFNPMARSHVPAYGLMQIVPRTAGIDAYNYLYKQKRLVSGSYLYNSKNNIELGSAYLHILYYQYLKHIKNPQSRLYCTIAAYNTGAGNVARAFVRSNSVPSAAKVINRLAPNEVYNRLLRDLKYDEPKHYLKRVTKRMKVYEEVYQGS; translated from the coding sequence ATGCTACATAAAATTTTTCTTTCCCTTGTTACAGCGACAACTTTGCTTGTTGCTGAACAATCATATACAGACCAATTAAAACAGTTTCAACAATACAAACAATCCCAAGAAAATGCCTTTAAACAATACCAAAAAGCCCAACAAAAAGCTTTTGAAGATTATAAAAAAGAACTGGGTGTTTTTTGGGACAATCCAAAGCTTTCAAATAAAACCCAATGGATTAGCTATACAAAAGATAAAAAAACCCGTACAGATGTAGATTTTAAAAATGAAACTATTAAAATCGAAACATTAGCCTCTTCAGAAAAAGAGGCAAAAGCAAAAATCAATTTGGCCCTTGCAAAAGCTGTAACTATCGATACTCAAAAAGCGTATGAGCTTGATCCTCTGCAAAACAGACTGCAAAAAATTGCTAAACCTCAAAACGTTATCAGTGCAAAACCTGATGCTAAAGCGATACTTAAAAACATTGTTTTTACAAAGCCTCCAAAGAAAAAAGATGTTGTAGAGTATGTCGAAAAAAATACAAAAGATATTCAAGTAAAAACTTCAAAAAAGCAAAAAAAGGTCTACTTTGTTGAAGTAAAACTTCCAAAAGACACGACGTATAAACGTTCTAAAACATACCTCAATGATGTTGTAAAAAATTCAAAACGACAAGATATTTCTATAGCGTTAATCTTTGCTATTATGCATTCTGAAAGTAGTTTTAACCCTATGGCACGCTCACATGTACCTGCATATGGATTGATGCAGATTGTACCAAGAACAGCCGGCATAGATGCTTACAACTATCTATATAAACAAAAAAGGCTTGTATCAGGAAGTTATCTCTATAACTCAAAAAACAATATAGAACTTGGAAGTGCCTACTTACACATCTTATACTATCAATATCTCAAACATATAAAAAATCCACAAAGCAGACTTTACTGTACAATTGCTGCATATAACACGGGTGCGGGAAACGTAGCACGTGCTTTTGTACGTTCAAACAGTGTACCTTCTGCTGCAAAAGTGATAAACAGACTTGCACCAAATGAGGTATATAATAGACTTCTAAGAGATCTAAAATATGATGAGCCGAAACATTATTTAAAAAGAGTTACAAAAAGAATGAAAGTTTATGAAGAGGTTTATCAGGGTAGCTAG
- a CDS encoding OsmC family protein, giving the protein MKISVTHKDAMKFEAKTEKSSFIIDCPTISPIEYFLSGIITCSATDIVMIPKNQGKTVTDLVVDGEVERAEDHPRKFTKLHLTYNFNSDADDDTQAARWVMASVETYCSTINTIRDTTEISYSITHNGKLIRENEKMISGGGSKIDMGDIDACCS; this is encoded by the coding sequence ATGAAAATAAGTGTAACACATAAGGATGCTATGAAGTTTGAGGCTAAGACTGAAAAGTCTAGCTTTATTATTGATTGTCCTACAATCTCTCCGATTGAGTACTTTTTATCGGGTATTATCACTTGTAGTGCAACAGATATAGTTATGATTCCTAAAAATCAAGGTAAAACTGTAACTGACTTGGTAGTTGACGGTGAGGTAGAACGTGCTGAGGATCATCCAAGAAAATTTACAAAGCTGCATTTAACGTACAACTTTAACTCTGATGCAGATGACGACACTCAAGCTGCTCGCTGGGTAATGGCTTCAGTTGAGACTTACTGTTCAACTATTAATACTATCCGTGATACAACTGAGATCTCTTACTCAATTACACATAACGGTAAACTTATTCGTGAAAATGAAAAAATGATTAGCGGTGGCGGTAGTAAGATAGATATGGGTGATATTGACGCTTGTTGTAGCTAA